One stretch of Pedobacter riviphilus DNA includes these proteins:
- a CDS encoding 3-keto-disaccharide hydrolase, whose amino-acid sequence MKKIFLSAFIILAVTQISKAQKGFKPLFDGKTTTGWHTYNKTTVGSGWQVQDGALHLDLAKKGTDGGGDLVTDKEYGDFHLKYEWKVAPKANSGLIFYVHEEPKYHATYSTGLEMQVIDNDGHPDGKITKHRAGDLYDLVKSSSEPVKAVGEWNKAEIISKKGKLTLILNGVEVVKTTLWDDNWKKIVAGSKFATWENWGTFKTGKIALQDHGDEVWYKNISIKEL is encoded by the coding sequence ATGAAAAAAATCTTTCTTTCTGCTTTTATCATATTAGCAGTTACGCAAATATCAAAAGCACAAAAAGGCTTTAAACCATTGTTTGATGGTAAAACAACAACAGGTTGGCATACTTACAACAAAACTACTGTTGGTAGTGGTTGGCAAGTTCAGGATGGTGCATTACACTTAGATTTAGCTAAAAAAGGCACTGATGGTGGGGGCGATTTGGTAACCGACAAAGAATACGGCGATTTCCATTTAAAGTATGAGTGGAAAGTGGCTCCAAAAGCAAATAGCGGTTTGATTTTTTATGTTCACGAAGAACCTAAATACCATGCCACCTATTCTACAGGTTTAGAAATGCAGGTTATTGATAACGATGGCCACCCAGATGGAAAAATCACTAAACACCGTGCCGGCGATTTATATGACCTGGTGAAAAGCTCATCAGAACCTGTTAAAGCGGTTGGTGAATGGAATAAAGCAGAAATCATCAGTAAAAAGGGCAAACTAACATTAATTTTAAACGGTGTTGAAGTAGTAAAAACTACCCTTTGGGATGATAACTGGAAAAAGATTGTTGCAGGCAGCAAATTTGCAACATGGGAAAACTGGGGAACCTTTAAAACTGGTAAAATTGCCTTACAGGATCACGGAGATGAGGTTTGGTACAAAAACATTTCTATAAAAGAACTATAA